The [Clostridium] colinum genome includes the window TTAGTTATGTTTGATGCAACTTTTTTATATTCAGAATCTTTAGAGGTTTTTGAGTATATATTGTACGATTCGGCATTTTCTGCTTTGTTCCAAGATAAAGTTATAGAACCATCATTAGCTGTTGCTTTAACAAAGTCTGGTCTATTTGGGGCTTTTTTAGGTAAAGGTGTTGCAGATACGATAGCAGATTTTTCACCTTCCCAATCACCAGATATAGCAGATATACTAAAGTAATATGTTGTAAGGTTATTAAGTCCAGTTATAGTTATATTAGGAACATCTGTTGTAGTAACTTGGTCTAAGTTGTTTTGGTCTGTACCATAATAAACTTTATATCCAGTAACGTTATTAACAGGTCTCCAAGATAAAGAAACTTGTTCGCTATCCGCAATAGCTTTAATATTCTTTACTACATTATCTTGAACAATGTCTTCGTTAACAATATCTCCTATTAATTTAACTGCATCTATTACTACATATTCGTTATTTTGTGCTGGAACTACATTAATGCTTATTTTTTTAACAGGTTTTCTAGCTCCAAGATTAACTACAACAACTTGTTGATTAGTTCTTGCTCTAGTAAATAAAGCAGGAGAAGTTTCGGCAGGTTGTATAATATTGTTATTTTCATCATATAAAACAACCTCAGCGCTTTCAGCTCCTTCTGGTATAGTAACTACAACACTAGACATTTCTTGAACAGTATTAAATTCTAGTGGTATAGATAAGTTTTTCTCGTTTTCTTTTGGTTTAAATGATACGCTTCCATTTTCTGTAAAAAGATTCTTAATATCATCCCCTTCTTTAATATCAACAACCTTTGAAATTTCATCTTGCTTTATATTTTCTATAACTTTAGAAGCTACCATTTCTGTTTCAAATATTTCAGGACTAGAAATATTTACCATATTAGCATTAACTATTGCTATATCAGATGCAGTTATTTTATTGTCATTATTAAGGTCATATTCTTCATTTATATTATTAAGATTATCTTCTAACAATTTTCTGTCAGAGATATCTACTTTATTGTCTTTATTTATATCACCTAAAACCATATTTGTAGCTGTGCTAATATTCACCCTTTTTGAATATGTAGCCGTGCTTAAGTTTACAACCGTTGTAGCATAGTTTTTACCATCTACTTTAAGGTTATAGTTATCATATGCTGGCAAGTTTTCTATTTTAAATTTTACAATAGTAACTTTATCATTTTCTTTTATAACCTCTGGAGTGATTGTATAACCATCGATAGTAGTAGATGACGAATTATCTAAAAATTGATTTAAGTCTACAGTTATGTTAATAGAATTACCAGTTAATGTAGCTTTTAAATTTTTAGATTTTAAATCGTCTATTAGCTCAGGATATTTAAATCCTATTGCTGTTTCTATATATGTTTTATCATCATTAGATGATATAGCATTAGCAAAAGCAGGCATTATAGAGCTTAATGCTAATGTTGAAGATAACCCTAAGGTTAAAAGTCTTTTTTTCATAAAAAATTACCTCCTAATTTAATAAGTATTAATAATTTACATAAAAATTTATATTATAAAACTTATCTATTACATTATATCATAAAATACTATTAAAAGCTACAATATTAGCATAAATTAAAAATTTTTTAATATAGTTATAAACTGGTTATAGTTATAACATTACCTTATATAGAATATAAATATATAAATTATATTAAGAGGTGAAAAAATTGCAAAATAACTATATTTTAAATAATAAAAATAATGAAATTTTATCATTTTATTATGGAGAAGAAAGGGCAATTTATTGTAAAAAGCTAGGGAGTAATAATTATCCTATAGTAAGCAAAATTATACAAGATGTTACAGACTGTTTTACTGTTGATATAGGGCCTAATAAAGAAATTTATATTTTTTGTCAAAATTATAACGGAGAAATTGTTTTATGTAAGCTAGAGCAAGATACATTTAAACATAAAGTACTTTTTAAAAACAAAAGTGAAGGTGCTGAAAATATTTTATTTTACCCTATATTTTTTAAAGGAAATATGAGTCTTATATATAATACCCCTAATAATATGGATAACAATTTTTTAGCTATAAAAACTCTTGTTGGAGGCAAAGGTTGGACTCGTGCTGAAAATATAGATGCATTTTCTGTAATACCAAATAATATTTTTTATGTACAAAAAGTAAATCAAGATAATATAGTTGTTGCGTATCAAAAAAAATCTAAAGATATACAAATAGGGTATAAAGAAATAAAAAATGGAAATATATCAGATTTTATTACAGTACATAAAACAGGATATCAAATAGTAGATTATTCTTTTATAGCTTTTAAAGATGTTGTACATTATGTATATGTTATAAAAAGTTTATTTTCTAGCCAAGTGATATATAAGAGAAAAGATGAAAATGGACTTTCTAACCCAATAATACTTTTTGAAGGACAGAAAATAAAAAGTTGTAATATTAGTGTTTTAAATGATAATCTATATTGTAGCTTTATTGCAGGCTCTACTTTATATTATTGCCAATCTGAAGATTTTGGCAGGTCTTTTTTAGGTATATCTAAATATAGAAAACAAATATCACAAGATATAATAAAAGCTAGATTTTTATCTACTGTTAATATGACTAATAGCAGTGTAAATGAAGTCTATATAGATGCTAAAAATACTTTAAATATATATATGTTACCAGAGCTTTTACCTAATTTATTTAATAAAAAACAAGATATAAAACAAAATAGGTATAGTTTTGAAAATAACAATCAAGATAAGTTTATAACTAATTTAAATAGTCAGTTTATAGATAATATAGATATAGAAAAGCCAGAGACAAATGTTAATAACACATATAAAAATTTAAATAAACCTCAGAATACTATGTTTTTAGAAAATGATTTTATGGCTAATTTTAATCTTGAAGAATTTTCTAAAATTAGTAATTTAAAAGAACATAATAAACAACTAGATTTTAATAATACAATAAACACTTCAAATAATATTAGTAATATGGAGAATATAGATAATAATTTAATATTAGAAAACAAAGTTAAAATGTTAAATGAACAATTAAGTGAAAAAAATAGTCAAATTTTAAAATTAAATAGTATTATACAAAATAAAAATAATGAAAAGACAGATATTGAAATACATTTAAGGCAAAAAATAAAAAATATGGAAAATGAAAATAATAGTCTTTTAGAAAAAATAAATATTTTACAACAAGAAATAGAAAATATTAAAAATATAACAAAACAAATTGAAAGAGAGGATATAGATAATAATGAAAAAGATATATCTAAATCTCAAGCAAAACCTGAAGAAAATGAAGAAAAGTAAAGTTGCTTTATATATTTATATTTTGATTATATTTGTAGGTATGATGAAAACATATTTTGATGAAACTGTAGAGACATTTTCTATGCCAGTAGCTAATAAAAACATCTTTATAGATGCAGGACACGGTGAATGGGACCCAGGAAAAGTAGCAAAAGATGGAACACTTGAAAAAGATATAAACCTTAGTATATCAAAATATTTACAATCATATTTAGAACAATCGGGAGGATTTGTTTTAACAACAAGAACAGATGACAAAGCTTTATCAGATAAAAAAAGAGAAGATTTGAAACAAAGAAAAAATATAGCAAATAATGAAAATGTAGATTTGTTAGTTAGTATACATCAAAATTCATTTCCTAAAGAAAATGTAAAAGGAGCACAAGTATTTTATTATAAAGGTTCAGAAGAAAGTAAAAAATTAGCCGAATGTGTGCAAAATAGGTTAAAAGAAATAGATAAAACTAATGATAGAGTAGCTAAAGAAAGTAAAGATTATTATATATTAAAACAAAGCAAAATGCCTGCTATAATTGTAGAATGTGGATTTTTATCTAACACAGAAGAAAATAATAACTTAAAAAATGAAGAATATCAAAAGAAAATAGCGTGGGCTATATATTTAGGTATTTTAGATTATTATGCTAATTAATGTAAATAGGTTAGTTTCAATAAAATGAAATTAGCCTTTTATTTATAATAAAGTTATTATTTTATAACTTTATATAAAAATTTATATATTTAAGTGTATTAAATATGATTTTATTTTAATTTTAAATATGTTATAATAAGTACCATAAAAAATAGTAGTTTACTTTAAAATAAATATAATTTAAAAATTTATATTTATTAATAAAATTATTAAATTTTTTGAGAGGTTTAAATTTTGTACAAGGTTATTATTATAGACGCTGAAGAAGATGCAAGAAATAATCTAATAAAAAAAATAAATTGGGAAAAATATAACTTTCAAATTTTAGATATTGCAGAAAATGGAAAAGAGGCATTAGAAAAAATAGAAAAATTAAAGCCAGATTTAATTTTTACAGATATAAAAATGTCATTTTTAACAGGTATAGAGCTTATAAAAATATTATGTAAAAATAGATATAATACAAAAATAGTAATAGTATCAAAATTTACAAATTTTGAATATATAAAAGATGCTATAAACAATAATGTTATAGGTTATATTTTAAAACCTATAAATATTAAAGAAATTGAAGATATTTTGATAAAGGCAAAAAACAATTTTGATATAGAATATAACCAAAAAAGAGATTTTGAGGCTTTAAAAAAGTATTATACAGAAAGCTTACCTATAATAAAAACACAATTTTTTAGCAAAGCTATAGAAGGAAAATTAACTTTAGATTATTGGCAAAATAAATGTAAAATATTAAATATAAAATTAGACAACAAATATTTTTTAGTTGCTACTATAAAATATAGTTTAAAAAATATAGAAAAAAGTTATTTTGAAGATGAAGAGCTTATATTATTTTCTATAAAAAATATTTTAGATGAAAGCATAGAACAATTTAATAAAAGTATAAATTTTTATAGTTTTTTTTATTTAGATAGTATAGTAACTATATTTAATATAAAACATAAATCAGAAATTAAACATCTAATAAAAGAGCTTAATAATATATGCGAAATTTACTATAAAATAATGAAAATCAACATAAGTATAGGCCTTGGATATTGTGTTGAAAAAATCCAAAACCTTAAAGTTTCTTATGAAAGCTCAGAAGAAGCACTTTTATATAAAATTATAATGGGAAATAGAAAAACTATATACATAAATGATATAGAGCCAGATAAAAATATAAAATTAGTATTTTCTGAAAATGATGAAAAAAAGTTATATTCTTTGATAAAATTATCTGAAGAAGAAGAAATAAAAAAATTTGTAGAAGAAATATTTTATAACATAAATAAAATAATAATTAATTCTAGTGATTATAATTTATATTTTATAGAAATAATATTATCTATTTTAAAATTAAGTAAAAATTATAATATTTCTACTGAAAAATTATTTGGTAAAAATTTTGAAATTAATAAAATAATAAATGAAATTTATTCTATCGATAATTTAAAAGAATATTTTTTAGAAAAGTTTATTATCTTAAGTAATCTTATAAAAAATCAAAGGATAAATTATACAAATAACATAGTTGAAAGAGCTAAAATTTATATTGATGAAAACTATGATAATCCTGAGCTTTCTATAAATAGTATTTGTGATGTTTTATTTATTAGCCCTACATATTTTTCAGCAATATTTAAAAAAACTCTAAATATAAGTTTTATAAAATATCTAACAAATTTAAGATTAGAAAAAGCTTTAGAGCTTATAAATACTACATCTGAAAAAACTTCTGTTATAGCAAAAAAGGTAGGATATACAGATGCTAATTATTTTAGTTATGTATTTAAGAAAAAATATGGGTTATCACCTTTAAAATATAAAAATAATAAATAAGGTTGTAGACAAAGTCTACAACCTTTTAAAAAAATAAAAAGATTATTTTTTTAGGTACTGTATGAAAAAAGCAAAGTTTTCTAGGCAAGGGACTAAAACCCCTAAAAATCTATCCGTGTCAAAGCTACGTATACACTTAAAGATGAGCTTTTGTTCTTATACTCTCCATTTTTTGTGTTATTTATATTTTGGCCTTATTTTGATAATATATAATAGTTTTAAAATCATAAAAATTTAATAAAAAATCATAAAAATTTATATAGAAAAAATAAATTTAAATATATATAATAAATGCGAATATTAAAAAATTAAAAATATGTTTTAGAGGTAATATTATGAAAAGAAGAGTATTTAAAAAAGGTTTATCTTTAATGATGGCTTCTGCTATGTTTTTAGCAAGTATTAATTTATCTACACAAAATATTTTTGCTAAAAGTAAATATGTAGTAGAAGATTTTCCAAATGTTATAAGCTTACAGGCAGAGCTTACTAACCAACCATATTCTTATTATCAAGTGTCAGATTTTTCAACTTTTATAGATAAAGGAGCTTGGCACGGATATTCTTTACCTAATTTAGCCGATAAAGAAAATTTAGGAGCTTTTTCTGGTCCTACTATATTATTTAAACATAAGTATGAAACAATGGCTATAAATTTATCTAAAGGAATAAGTAAAATAAATATATTACAAGATAATAAGCCAGTTGATTTAGAGTTTGCTAATCCAGTGTTAAACTATTATCCTGGAAAATTAGTTCAAACGTATAATACTAAAGATTTTAAACTAAATATAGAGCTAATATTTGCTACAGATAGAACGGCTTTAATAAAAACAGAAATAATAAATATAAGCAAAAAGCCTATATCTTTAAATATTAGTTGGAACGGTGAAATTTTTAAAGATTATAAACATAACAAAAAAACTTATAAGATAAATTCAAGACTAGAAGATAATAAAAAAGGTGTAAATGTTATTTTTGATGGTAAAAATGAAGGTTTATCGGAAGAAACAAAAGAAAATAGATTTTTTATAAATTTTTATGATGATGTAAAAACAAAAATAAGTGAAGACAAATCATCTTATACTACATCTTTAAAAAATACTATAAATCTAAACCCTAATGAAACTTATAAAACATTTAGAACAGAAAGCTTTACTTTTAATACACAAGAATATAATTTAGAAACTAGAAATTTATATGACTTAAACAAAGAATCAGCTTTTATTGAAAATAATAATAGATGGCAAAAATATTTAGACAATACTTTTAAAAAAGAAAATATTAAAAATAGTAAAGCTTATGACAATGTGGCTGTAAAAGCTATAGTTACAATGATTACAAACTGGAGAAGCCCAGCAGGAGATATAAAAACAAGTGGTATAACACCTTCGGTATCTTATAGATGGTTTAATGGTTTTTGGGCGTGGGATTCCTGGAAAAATGCTATGGGTGTTTTAGATTTTGATAGCCAACTTGCAAAAGACGCAGTAAAAACAATGTTTGACTATCAAATAACTAAAGATAATAAAAATAGACCACAAGATAATGGAGCTATAATAGATGCTATATACTATAATAAAGCAGATTTTAATGAAAGAAATTCTAAGCCACCTTTATCTGCTTGGGTAGTATATAATATTTATAAAGAAACAAATGATATAGAGTTTGTAAAAGAAATGTATCCTAAATTGATAGCTTATCATAATTGGTGGTATACAAATAGAGATACAGATAAAAATGGTGTTGCAGAATATGGTGCAATGGTTCATAATGCACACTATAAAAAAGATGAAAAAGGTAACATCTTAAAAGATAAAAATAATAAGCCTATTATAGATGAAGATGAAATAATAACTGCGGCAGCTTGGGAAAGTGGTATGGATAATGCTATAAGATTTGATAAAGAAGGCATAGGAGAAAATGACAAAGGTGTATTAGTTTTTGAAAATAAAGATGATAAAGGTAACGTTGTTGGATATTCTATAAATCAAGAATCAGTAGATTTAAATGCTTATCTTTATGCTGAAAAAGCATTTTTAAAATCTTTGGCAGAAGCTCTAGGAAAAAAACAAGACGCTTTAAAATTTGAAAAAGAAGCAAAAGAGTTAAAAGAATATATAGAAAAATATATGTTTGATGAAAAAACAGGATTTTACTATGACTTGCAAATATCTAAAGATGGTAAAGAAAAATATTTACTTGTAAATAGAGGAAAAGGTACAGAAGGATTTATTCCTTTATGGGCAAAACTTTCTAGCAAAGAACACGCAGGTAAGGTTGTTAAAAATATTTTAGACCCTAATAAATTTAATTTAAAAGTACCATTCCCAACTGCGTCTAAGGATAATCCATATTTTGACCCTAATAAATATTGGAGAGGCCCTGTTTGGTTAGACCAAGCAATATTTGGTATAGAAGCTTTAGAAAATTATGGATATAATAAAGAAGCAAAAGAATTAACATTAAAATTAATAGATAATGCAGAAGGTGTTTTATCTAATGAAACTATAAGAGAAAATTATAATCCTGTTAC containing:
- a CDS encoding coiled-coil domain-containing protein; its protein translation is MQNNYILNNKNNEILSFYYGEERAIYCKKLGSNNYPIVSKIIQDVTDCFTVDIGPNKEIYIFCQNYNGEIVLCKLEQDTFKHKVLFKNKSEGAENILFYPIFFKGNMSLIYNTPNNMDNNFLAIKTLVGGKGWTRAENIDAFSVIPNNIFYVQKVNQDNIVVAYQKKSKDIQIGYKEIKNGNISDFITVHKTGYQIVDYSFIAFKDVVHYVYVIKSLFSSQVIYKRKDENGLSNPIILFEGQKIKSCNISVLNDNLYCSFIAGSTLYYCQSEDFGRSFLGISKYRKQISQDIIKARFLSTVNMTNSSVNEVYIDAKNTLNIYMLPELLPNLFNKKQDIKQNRYSFENNNQDKFITNLNSQFIDNIDIEKPETNVNNTYKNLNKPQNTMFLENDFMANFNLEEFSKISNLKEHNKQLDFNNTINTSNNISNMENIDNNLILENKVKMLNEQLSEKNSQILKLNSIIQNKNNEKTDIEIHLRQKIKNMENENNSLLEKINILQQEIENIKNITKQIEREDIDNNEKDISKSQAKPEENEEK
- a CDS encoding MGH1-like glycoside hydrolase domain-containing protein, whose translation is MKRRVFKKGLSLMMASAMFLASINLSTQNIFAKSKYVVEDFPNVISLQAELTNQPYSYYQVSDFSTFIDKGAWHGYSLPNLADKENLGAFSGPTILFKHKYETMAINLSKGISKINILQDNKPVDLEFANPVLNYYPGKLVQTYNTKDFKLNIELIFATDRTALIKTEIINISKKPISLNISWNGEIFKDYKHNKKTYKINSRLEDNKKGVNVIFDGKNEGLSEETKENRFFINFYDDVKTKISEDKSSYTTSLKNTINLNPNETYKTFRTESFTFNTQEYNLETRNLYDLNKESAFIENNNRWQKYLDNTFKKENIKNSKAYDNVAVKAIVTMITNWRSPAGDIKTSGITPSVSYRWFNGFWAWDSWKNAMGVLDFDSQLAKDAVKTMFDYQITKDNKNRPQDNGAIIDAIYYNKADFNERNSKPPLSAWVVYNIYKETNDIEFVKEMYPKLIAYHNWWYTNRDTDKNGVAEYGAMVHNAHYKKDEKGNILKDKNNKPIIDEDEIITAAAWESGMDNAIRFDKEGIGENDKGVLVFENKDDKGNVVGYSINQESVDLNAYLYAEKAFLKSLAEALGKKQDALKFEKEAKELKEYIEKYMFDEKTGFYYDLQISKDGKEKYLLVNRGKGTEGFIPLWAKLSSKEHAGKVVKNILDPNKFNLKVPFPTASKDNPYFDPNKYWRGPVWLDQAIFGIEALENYGYNKEAKELTLKLIDNAEGVLSNETIRENYNPVTGKGLHAKNFSWSAAAYYLLVTNTLQGNENTCQTGLK
- a CDS encoding response regulator transcription factor, with translation MYKVIIIDAEEDARNNLIKKINWEKYNFQILDIAENGKEALEKIEKLKPDLIFTDIKMSFLTGIELIKILCKNRYNTKIVIVSKFTNFEYIKDAINNNVIGYILKPINIKEIEDILIKAKNNFDIEYNQKRDFEALKKYYTESLPIIKTQFFSKAIEGKLTLDYWQNKCKILNIKLDNKYFLVATIKYSLKNIEKSYFEDEELILFSIKNILDESIEQFNKSINFYSFFYLDSIVTIFNIKHKSEIKHLIKELNNICEIYYKIMKINISIGLGYCVEKIQNLKVSYESSEEALLYKIIMGNRKTIYINDIEPDKNIKLVFSENDEKKLYSLIKLSEEEEIKKFVEEIFYNINKIIINSSDYNLYFIEIILSILKLSKNYNISTEKLFGKNFEINKIINEIYSIDNLKEYFLEKFIILSNLIKNQRINYTNNIVERAKIYIDENYDNPELSINSICDVLFISPTYFSAIFKKTLNISFIKYLTNLRLEKALELINTTSEKTSVIAKKVGYTDANYFSYVFKKKYGLSPLKYKNNK
- the cwlD gene encoding N-acetylmuramoyl-L-alanine amidase CwlD, whose amino-acid sequence is MIIFVGMMKTYFDETVETFSMPVANKNIFIDAGHGEWDPGKVAKDGTLEKDINLSISKYLQSYLEQSGGFVLTTRTDDKALSDKKREDLKQRKNIANNENVDLLVSIHQNSFPKENVKGAQVFYYKGSEESKKLAECVQNRLKEIDKTNDRVAKESKDYYILKQSKMPAIIVECGFLSNTEENNNLKNEEYQKKIAWAIYLGILDYYAN